Proteins from a single region of Polynucleobacter sp. KF022:
- a CDS encoding HAD family hydrolase, with translation MTQLALFDLDHTLLPCDSDYEWGQFLARIGVVDSEYYARQNERFYQDYKEGKLDIHEFLRFALKPLSEHSRAQLKEWHDAFMKEVINGQLRQEALDLVKRHQDAGDLCCVITATNSFVTRPIVESFGIEHLIATEPATADNQPLANYTGEVKGTPNFREGKIQNLHDWLANQKLSLDRLPYSYFYSDSMNDLPLLEKVSHPVATNPDDRLRNEAKQRNWPILELFA, from the coding sequence GTGACCCAGTTAGCCCTTTTCGATTTAGACCACACCCTGTTGCCCTGCGATAGTGATTATGAATGGGGCCAATTTTTGGCTCGTATTGGTGTTGTTGACAGCGAATACTACGCTCGGCAAAACGAACGTTTTTATCAAGACTATAAAGAGGGCAAACTTGATATTCATGAATTTCTACGCTTCGCCTTAAAGCCACTATCCGAACACTCGCGCGCTCAACTCAAAGAATGGCATGACGCTTTTATGAAAGAGGTGATTAACGGTCAACTTCGGCAAGAAGCACTTGATTTAGTTAAGCGACACCAAGATGCTGGTGATCTTTGCTGCGTGATAACGGCTACTAATAGTTTTGTGACTCGCCCAATCGTAGAAAGTTTTGGCATTGAACATCTGATTGCTACAGAGCCAGCTACCGCTGATAACCAGCCTTTGGCCAACTACACCGGCGAAGTGAAGGGTACCCCTAATTTTCGCGAAGGCAAAATTCAGAACCTACATGACTGGTTGGCTAATCAAAAGCTTTCATTAGATCGCTTGCCCTACAGTTATTTTTACTCCGACTCGATGAACGACCTACCTTTACTTGAAAAAGTGAGTCATCCAGTTGCTACTAACCCAGATGATCGCCTTCGCAATGAAGCCAAGCAGCGCAACTGGCCCATTCTTGAATTGTTTGCATGA
- the grpE gene encoding nucleotide exchange factor GrpE, producing the protein MTQENQNPSPEQENLAAEPAAETAAETPAVKTPEQEIADLNQKIGELQDNFLRAKAEGENIRRRAVEDIAKAHKFAIESFAEHLVPVTDSLYAALSTDAGDAKAFKEGLEITLKQLLSAFEKGRMTEINPAVGDKFDPHHHQAIASVPSEQEPNTVVSVLQRGYTVADRVLRPALVTVSAPK; encoded by the coding sequence ATGACACAAGAAAATCAAAACCCATCTCCAGAACAAGAGAATCTAGCAGCTGAGCCAGCTGCCGAAACTGCAGCAGAAACGCCAGCCGTAAAAACGCCTGAGCAAGAAATTGCAGATCTCAATCAAAAGATTGGCGAGCTTCAAGATAATTTTTTACGTGCAAAAGCAGAGGGTGAAAATATTCGTCGTCGCGCTGTAGAGGATATTGCCAAGGCCCATAAATTCGCCATCGAAAGTTTTGCTGAGCATTTAGTGCCAGTGACCGATAGTCTCTATGCAGCATTGAGTACTGATGCTGGTGACGCCAAGGCATTTAAAGAAGGTCTAGAGATCACTCTTAAGCAATTGCTCTCAGCCTTTGAAAAAGGTCGTATGACCGAAATTAACCCTGCGGTTGGGGATAAATTTGACCCCCATCACCACCAGGCGATTGCTTCGGTGCCATCTGAGCAAGAGCCAAATACCGTGGTTTCAGTTCTGCAGCGTGGCTATACCGTGGCAGATCGGGTCCTCAGACCTGCTTTGGTGACGGTTAGCGCCCCTAAATAA
- the hemH gene encoding ferrochelatase: MNPNPHLRASKTAVLVLNLGTPSAPTAKAVRAYLKEFLSDPRVVEIPRIIWWCILNGIILPIRSSASAKKYASIWLPKLGSPLMHYSRLQTKELGDKFANEGHTVLVDLAMRYGQPSTQSALEGLKAQGMERLLVLPLYPQYSATTTASSFDEVFRVLSTWRDQPELRLVKHYHDNPSYIAALRDQVLSSWDKDGRPDFAKGDRFVMSFHGLPKRNLMKGDPYHCECLKTGRLLGESLGLEPGQYLVTFQSRFGKAEWLKPYTAPTIEKLAKEGCQRMDIFCPGFPADCLETLEEIAMEAHEIFLEHGGKDYRYIPCLNSNPKWIEALSDIAHHHLQGWSLGTESEAELAKRAERAELAERAKS; encoded by the coding sequence TTGAATCCAAACCCGCATTTACGCGCATCCAAAACTGCAGTCTTAGTATTGAACTTGGGAACGCCGTCAGCCCCAACAGCAAAAGCAGTACGCGCTTATTTAAAAGAATTTCTATCCGATCCTCGCGTAGTAGAAATTCCAAGAATTATTTGGTGGTGCATTTTGAATGGCATTATTTTGCCAATTCGTAGTAGTGCCTCAGCAAAAAAATATGCTTCTATTTGGTTGCCAAAATTGGGTTCACCTTTAATGCATTACTCCCGTCTTCAGACAAAAGAACTGGGTGATAAATTTGCAAATGAGGGTCACACGGTCTTAGTTGATTTGGCGATGCGTTATGGGCAACCCTCTACCCAGTCTGCCCTTGAGGGCCTTAAGGCGCAAGGCATGGAGCGTTTATTAGTGCTACCTTTGTATCCTCAATATTCAGCTACCACTACAGCATCTAGCTTCGATGAAGTCTTTCGTGTTTTGAGTACTTGGCGAGATCAACCTGAATTGCGCTTGGTAAAGCACTATCACGACAACCCTTCCTATATTGCCGCGTTGCGCGATCAAGTGTTGAGTAGCTGGGATAAAGATGGGCGCCCTGACTTTGCTAAAGGCGATCGCTTTGTAATGTCATTTCACGGATTACCAAAACGCAATTTGATGAAGGGTGACCCTTACCATTGTGAGTGCCTAAAAACTGGACGTCTGCTTGGGGAGTCTCTTGGTTTAGAACCGGGTCAATACCTTGTTACTTTCCAATCTCGCTTTGGTAAAGCCGAGTGGTTGAAACCTTACACAGCTCCAACGATTGAAAAGCTAGCTAAAGAAGGTTGTCAACGCATGGATATTTTTTGCCCAGGATTTCCGGCGGATTGTTTGGAGACGCTTGAGGAGATTGCTATGGAAGCCCACGAAATCTTCTTGGAGCATGGCGGTAAGGACTATCGCTACATTCCCTGCTTGAACAGCAACCCTAAGTGGATTGAGGCTTTGAGCGATATCGCCCATCATCATTTACAGGGCTGGTCTTTGGGGACGGAGTCAGAGGCAGAGTTAGCTAAGCGCGCTGAAAGAGCCGAGTTGGCCGAAAGAGCAAAGTCTTGA
- the pcnB gene encoding polynucleotide adenylyltransferase PcnB encodes MITKFIKRILRRDPMVKHSQANNTGAPKRIPKKSHRIDPHLLSKNAVKVTHTLQQAGYEAFIVGGAVRDLALGISPKDFDVATNATPDQVQRLFRKARLIGRRFQIVHVTFFGKGHPEIIEVSTFRALLDNAGDHVAESGRILRDNVWGSQGEDAARRDFTINAMYYDPSSETVLDYHGGMADMQKKTLRMIGDPAKRYREDPVRMLRAVRFAAKTGFELDSATRAPIAKLGKLLNDVPSARLFDEILKLLMSGYSWRAIQGLKEAGLHHGLLPLLDHILDEGEDSKGANDFVKLALANTDERIQSGKSVSAGFLFATLLWPDLLKNWKANSSKGMANIPALHDAMDDTIATQSSGMTIQRRFESDMREIWSMQPRFERRVGRYPYRLIESPRFRAGYDFMLLRCATGELNPAIGQWWTDFIAADPAGQDELMASAKNESGNSPTPAKRRRRRKPKSALPPEGAAS; translated from the coding sequence ATGATCACTAAATTTATCAAACGTATTTTGCGGCGTGACCCGATGGTCAAGCACAGCCAGGCAAATAATACTGGTGCGCCGAAACGTATTCCCAAAAAATCGCATCGTATTGACCCTCACCTGCTTTCCAAAAATGCAGTCAAGGTGACTCATACTTTGCAACAAGCAGGTTATGAAGCATTTATCGTTGGTGGCGCTGTACGCGATCTTGCGCTTGGCATTAGCCCTAAAGATTTTGACGTTGCAACCAATGCAACACCAGATCAAGTGCAAAGACTATTTCGTAAAGCCCGTCTTATTGGTCGCCGCTTTCAAATTGTGCATGTGACTTTTTTTGGTAAAGGCCACCCTGAAATCATTGAAGTATCAACCTTCAGAGCCTTGCTGGATAACGCTGGAGACCATGTAGCAGAAAGTGGTCGCATTCTGCGCGACAACGTCTGGGGATCGCAGGGCGAAGATGCAGCGAGACGTGATTTCACGATCAATGCCATGTATTACGACCCATCCTCTGAGACAGTACTTGACTATCACGGCGGTATGGCGGACATGCAAAAGAAAACGTTGCGCATGATTGGTGATCCAGCCAAACGCTATCGCGAGGATCCTGTGCGCATGCTCAGAGCAGTTCGATTTGCTGCCAAAACTGGCTTTGAATTAGACAGCGCTACGCGCGCACCAATTGCCAAACTTGGCAAGCTACTAAATGATGTTCCTTCTGCCCGACTCTTTGATGAAATCCTCAAGCTCCTGATGTCAGGCTACTCTTGGCGCGCTATCCAAGGCTTAAAGGAGGCCGGACTCCATCATGGCTTACTGCCATTACTGGATCACATTCTGGATGAGGGCGAAGACTCCAAAGGTGCTAATGATTTTGTAAAGCTTGCATTAGCCAACACGGATGAACGAATCCAATCCGGCAAAAGTGTTTCAGCTGGCTTTTTATTTGCCACCCTACTTTGGCCTGATCTTTTGAAGAATTGGAAAGCCAATTCTAGTAAAGGTATGGCGAATATCCCAGCCCTGCATGATGCTATGGATGACACGATTGCCACCCAAAGCAGTGGTATGACTATTCAAAGACGCTTTGAGAGTGATATGCGGGAGATTTGGTCCATGCAGCCGCGCTTTGAAAGACGCGTAGGTCGCTATCCTTACCGCCTCATAGAATCCCCTCGCTTTCGTGCGGGTTATGACTTTATGTTGCTTCGCTGCGCCACTGGCGAACTAAATCCCGCTATCGGCCAATGGTGGACAGACTTCATTGCGGCAGATCCGGCGGGGCAAGACGAGCTCATGGCTAGCGCTAAAAATGAATCCGGGAACAGCCCTACCCCAGCCAAAAGACGCCGCCGCAGAAAGCCAAAATCAGCGCTGCCACCAGAGGGTGCAGCAAGCTAA
- the panB gene encoding 3-methyl-2-oxobutanoate hydroxymethyltransferase has translation MGYLQGDKPITITKLLAMHAEGEKISMLTAYDSTMSALLNRCGVETILVGDSLGNVIQGHSSTTPVTVGQVAYHTECVARANTHAFLIADLPFASYGDPVQALESSAELMRAGADMVKLEGGGEWQVDIIRHLVERSVPVCAHLGLLPQSVHVLGGYKVQGKSKDAASVMLEQALACQAAGAQMVVLEAIPSSLGERITAELHIPTIGIGAGPDCSGQVLVLQDMLGISPGKPPKFVKNFMDGHHSVEAAIKAYVREVKSGKFPGPEHGFAG, from the coding sequence ATGGGTTACTTACAAGGCGATAAGCCAATCACAATTACTAAGCTCCTCGCAATGCATGCTGAGGGTGAAAAAATTTCTATGCTTACTGCATATGATTCAACCATGTCCGCACTCCTGAATCGTTGTGGAGTGGAAACCATTTTGGTTGGCGATTCTCTAGGCAATGTGATTCAGGGGCACTCCAGCACAACACCTGTTACCGTAGGGCAGGTGGCTTATCACACCGAGTGTGTGGCTCGCGCAAATACCCATGCGTTTTTGATTGCCGACCTCCCATTTGCGAGCTACGGTGATCCCGTACAAGCTTTGGAGTCTTCTGCTGAGCTCATGCGTGCCGGTGCAGATATGGTGAAACTTGAGGGTGGCGGTGAATGGCAGGTAGATATCATCCGTCACTTAGTAGAGCGTAGTGTGCCTGTGTGTGCACACTTAGGCCTATTGCCACAATCCGTTCATGTATTGGGTGGCTATAAGGTACAAGGTAAATCAAAAGATGCGGCTAGTGTGATGCTCGAACAAGCACTCGCTTGCCAAGCAGCAGGAGCACAAATGGTAGTACTTGAAGCCATTCCTTCATCGCTAGGCGAAAGAATTACTGCCGAATTACATATCCCCACGATTGGAATTGGCGCTGGCCCAGATTGCTCTGGTCAAGTGTTGGTACTGCAGGATATGTTGGGTATCAGCCCAGGCAAACCACCGAAGTTTGTCAAAAACTTCATGGATGGCCATCACTCAGTCGAAGCTGCTATTAAGGCTTACGTACGTGAAGTGAAGTCCGGGAAATTCCCCGGACCTGAACATGGCTTTGCAGGCTAA
- the folK gene encoding 2-amino-4-hydroxy-6-hydroxymethyldihydropteridine diphosphokinase codes for MARAYIGFGGNIGDTRQLITDAIVCLALRSELQILAKSCFYQSAPVEATGGDYINAVIEVETELTPYGLLHVCQMIEQEFGRERPYANAPRTLDLDILSFEGVTQNETELMLPHPKIIERSFVLLPLLEIAPEIFLPQWGELKAYLPNVAHQRIEKLPCRNCNCGEKDVYSQSAH; via the coding sequence ATGGCACGGGCATATATCGGATTTGGCGGGAATATTGGTGACACGCGTCAGCTTATTACTGATGCCATTGTTTGCCTGGCATTGCGCTCCGAACTCCAAATTCTGGCAAAAAGCTGTTTTTATCAAAGTGCTCCGGTAGAAGCGACTGGCGGTGATTACATTAATGCCGTCATTGAAGTCGAAACTGAATTAACTCCTTATGGCCTATTGCATGTATGCCAAATGATTGAACAAGAGTTTGGTCGCGAGCGGCCCTACGCAAATGCCCCTCGCACTCTTGATCTCGACATTCTTTCGTTTGAAGGGGTGACCCAAAATGAAACAGAGTTAATGCTGCCCCACCCCAAGATCATTGAGCGTTCGTTTGTACTTCTACCCCTCCTTGAAATAGCCCCCGAAATCTTTTTGCCGCAGTGGGGAGAGCTCAAGGCTTATTTACCCAATGTTGCCCACCAAAGAATCGAAAAACTCCCCTGCAGGAACTGTAATTGCGGGGAAAAAGACGTTTATAGCCAATCGGCGCATTAA
- the dnaJ gene encoding molecular chaperone DnaJ, with translation MPKSKRDFYEVLGVAKGASDDELKKAYRKMAMKHHPDRNPDSKTAEAQFKEVKEAYETLTDPNKRAAYDQYGHAGVDPSMGGGFGGGGFGGGGFADAFGDIFGDIFGQGGGRQSGPQVYKGADLRYNMDITLEQAAEGHTTQIRVPSWSNCKPCHGTGAEPGTKAETCTTCGGHGQVRVQQGFFSMQQTCPKCRGTGEYIPKPCKTCHGTGKHKEQKTLEIKIPAGIDDGMRVRSVGNGEPGINGGPSGDLYVEVRVKPHKVFERDGSDLHVQMPISFATATIGGEIEVPTLAGRVEFPIPEGTQTGKTFRLRNKGIKGLRSTLVGDLFVHVLVETPVKLTDEQKKLLQKFDDSLKSGGDKHSPQQKGWFDGVKSFFS, from the coding sequence GTGCCTAAAAGTAAACGCGATTTTTATGAAGTGCTTGGTGTAGCAAAAGGTGCCAGTGATGATGAGCTGAAAAAGGCTTATCGAAAGATGGCGATGAAGCATCATCCAGATCGCAATCCCGATAGCAAAACGGCTGAAGCCCAATTTAAAGAAGTTAAGGAAGCATATGAAACCTTAACCGATCCCAATAAGCGCGCTGCTTATGACCAATATGGTCATGCTGGTGTTGATCCTTCTATGGGCGGTGGTTTTGGCGGCGGCGGATTTGGTGGTGGCGGTTTTGCTGATGCGTTTGGAGATATCTTTGGAGATATCTTTGGGCAAGGCGGCGGTCGCCAGTCTGGTCCACAAGTCTATAAAGGCGCTGATCTGCGCTACAACATGGACATTACCCTTGAGCAAGCAGCTGAGGGGCATACAACCCAAATTCGCGTTCCAAGCTGGAGCAATTGCAAACCATGTCATGGCACTGGCGCTGAGCCAGGAACGAAAGCAGAAACATGCACAACCTGCGGTGGGCATGGTCAGGTGCGCGTTCAACAAGGCTTCTTCTCTATGCAACAAACTTGCCCTAAGTGCCGCGGCACAGGCGAGTACATTCCGAAGCCCTGTAAAACTTGTCATGGCACTGGAAAACACAAAGAACAAAAAACACTCGAAATCAAAATACCAGCAGGTATCGATGATGGCATGCGTGTGCGTTCTGTTGGTAACGGCGAGCCAGGCATTAACGGCGGACCTTCTGGCGATCTGTATGTAGAAGTGCGAGTCAAACCCCATAAGGTTTTTGAACGTGATGGTAGTGATTTGCACGTACAAATGCCTATCTCCTTTGCAACCGCAACCATCGGCGGAGAAATAGAAGTGCCTACGCTTGCAGGGCGCGTTGAGTTTCCAATTCCCGAAGGTACCCAAACTGGTAAGACATTCCGTTTGCGTAACAAAGGCATTAAAGGCTTGCGCTCAACCTTGGTGGGTGATCTTTTCGTTCATGTATTGGTGGAGACTCCGGTAAAGCTGACTGATGAGCAAAAGAAATTGCTGCAGAAGTTTGATGACAGCCTGAAATCCGGCGGTGACAAACATAGCCCTCAGCAAAAGGGTTGGTTTGACGGCGTAAAGAGTTTCTTTAGTTAA
- the dnaK gene encoding molecular chaperone DnaK → MGKIIGIDLGTTNSCVSVVENNAPKVVENAEGARTTPSIIAYVEDGEVLVGAPAKRQSVTNPKNTIYAVKRLMGRKFTDPEVQKDISLMPYSIIAADNGDAWVEARDKKMAPQQVSAEILRKMKKTAEDYLGEEVTEAVITVPAYFNDSQRQATKDAGRIAGLDVKRIINEPTAAALAFGLDKQDKADRKIAVYDLGGGTFDVSIIEIANVDGEKQFEVLSTNGDTFLGGEDFDQRIIDWIIAEFKKEQGVDLSKDVLALQRLKDAAEKAKIELSSAQQTEINLPYVTADASGPKHLNLKLTRAKLESLVEELIKRTAGPCLTAIKDAGVNVADIDDVILVGGQTRMPAVQDKVKEIFGKEPRKDVNPDEAVAVGAAIQGSVLSGDRKDVLLLDVTPLSLGIETLGGVMTKMIPKNTTIPTKHSQVYSTAEDNQPAVTIKCFQGEREMAAANKLLGEFNLEGIAPAQRGMPQIEVTFDIDANGILHVTAKDKTTGKENKITIKANSGLTEEEIQRMVKDAEANAAEDKKALELVTARNTADALAHSTKKALEEHGASLEAAEKEAIEAALKDLDEAIKGSDKEAIEAKTEALGKASQKLGEKVMAAEQAKAGGAAAGAAPGGAAPGQAPDADVVDADFKEVDDKK, encoded by the coding sequence ATGGGAAAGATTATCGGTATCGACTTAGGAACCACAAATTCATGTGTTTCAGTCGTTGAAAACAATGCACCTAAGGTTGTCGAAAACGCAGAAGGCGCTCGCACAACTCCATCCATCATCGCTTACGTTGAAGACGGCGAAGTATTGGTTGGTGCGCCTGCAAAACGTCAATCAGTGACGAATCCTAAAAACACCATCTACGCAGTGAAGCGTTTGATGGGTCGTAAATTTACAGATCCTGAAGTGCAAAAAGACATTAGCTTGATGCCTTATTCAATTATTGCCGCTGATAACGGCGATGCTTGGGTTGAAGCGCGCGACAAGAAGATGGCACCACAACAAGTGTCCGCTGAAATTTTGCGCAAGATGAAAAAGACTGCTGAAGATTATCTAGGCGAAGAAGTGACTGAAGCAGTGATTACTGTTCCTGCTTACTTTAACGATAGCCAGCGCCAGGCTACTAAAGATGCTGGCCGTATTGCTGGCTTGGATGTAAAGCGCATCATCAACGAGCCTACTGCTGCTGCATTGGCTTTTGGTTTGGATAAGCAGGATAAAGCAGATCGCAAGATCGCTGTGTATGACTTGGGTGGTGGTACATTCGACGTATCCATCATCGAGATTGCCAACGTTGACGGCGAGAAGCAATTTGAAGTGCTCTCAACCAACGGCGACACATTCTTGGGTGGTGAAGACTTTGACCAACGCATCATTGACTGGATCATTGCTGAGTTCAAGAAAGAACAAGGCGTTGATTTGAGTAAAGACGTATTGGCATTGCAGCGCTTAAAAGATGCGGCTGAAAAAGCCAAGATCGAATTGTCATCTGCACAACAAACAGAAATCAATTTGCCATACGTGACAGCTGACGCTAGCGGTCCTAAGCATTTGAATTTGAAGTTGACCCGCGCCAAGCTGGAGTCTTTGGTAGAAGAGTTGATCAAGCGAACAGCTGGTCCTTGCTTGACTGCCATTAAAGATGCTGGTGTAAACGTAGCAGATATCGACGATGTTATTTTGGTCGGCGGTCAAACCCGTATGCCTGCAGTTCAGGATAAGGTAAAAGAAATCTTTGGTAAAGAGCCTCGTAAAGACGTTAACCCAGATGAAGCAGTTGCTGTTGGTGCGGCAATTCAAGGTTCCGTATTGTCTGGCGATCGTAAAGACGTATTGCTCTTGGACGTTACCCCATTGTCATTGGGTATCGAAACTCTTGGCGGCGTAATGACCAAGATGATTCCGAAGAACACAACCATTCCTACTAAGCATTCACAGGTTTACTCCACTGCGGAAGATAACCAGCCTGCTGTAACCATTAAGTGCTTCCAAGGTGAGCGTGAGATGGCTGCTGCTAACAAATTGCTCGGTGAATTTAATCTCGAAGGTATTGCTCCGGCACAACGCGGTATGCCACAAATTGAAGTGACCTTTGACATCGATGCCAACGGTATCTTGCACGTAACTGCAAAAGATAAAACAACTGGTAAAGAGAACAAGATCACCATCAAGGCAAACTCTGGCTTGACCGAGGAAGAGATTCAACGCATGGTGAAAGATGCTGAAGCCAACGCCGCTGAAGATAAGAAAGCATTAGAACTGGTTACTGCCCGCAATACTGCCGATGCATTGGCTCACTCAACCAAGAAGGCTTTGGAAGAGCATGGCGCTAGCTTAGAAGCTGCTGAGAAAGAAGCGATTGAAGCAGCCCTCAAGGACTTGGATGAAGCTATTAAAGGTAGCGACAAAGAAGCGATTGAAGCAAAAACAGAAGCATTGGGTAAAGCAAGTCAGAAGTTGGGCGAAAAAGTTATGGCTGCTGAGCAAGCTAAAGCAGGTGGCGCTGCTGCTGGTGCAGCTCCAGGCGGCGCAGCTCCTGGCCAAGCTCCTGATGCAGATGTTGTTGATGCGGATTTCAAAGAGGTTGATGACAAGAAGTAA